One genomic region from Leifsonia poae encodes:
- a CDS encoding LolA family protein: MKNRWVRWLPAVVVPVAIAAGAIIAPLAAGAADLPSKTPGEVLNLVAASEVKAFSGTVEQSSDLGLPSLPSIGQGSGSGAESSAANALELLTGSHTAAVYVDGPTKLRVQVLDQLAERDVVRNGSDVWLYTSTGEKVTHIALPDRSSLKAPDNRGQDPDAIPGTAMTPSQLAQRFLTAVDPSTSVTLGAPVKVAGRDAYDLVLTPKTDATLVGSVSIAVDGDTGIPLRVQVDARGQTTPAFEVGFSRFSTATPSSDVFSFTPPKGATVTEQALPTSAGPSQNKAPTHPKPTVTGTGWDAIVALPAGSVPSQLTSSPLYGQLTTAVSGGRAFSTSLVSVFVADDGRVFAGAVPVSALQAAAR, from the coding sequence ATGAAGAACCGTTGGGTCCGCTGGCTGCCGGCCGTCGTCGTGCCGGTCGCGATCGCTGCAGGCGCGATCATCGCACCGCTCGCCGCGGGTGCGGCCGATCTGCCGTCGAAGACGCCGGGCGAGGTACTGAACCTGGTCGCCGCGAGTGAGGTGAAAGCGTTCTCCGGCACGGTCGAGCAGAGTTCCGACCTCGGCCTGCCGTCCCTTCCCTCGATCGGGCAGGGTTCCGGTTCGGGCGCCGAGAGCAGCGCCGCGAACGCGCTCGAGCTGCTGACCGGTTCGCACACCGCCGCTGTCTACGTCGACGGTCCGACGAAACTCCGGGTGCAGGTGCTCGACCAGCTCGCCGAGCGCGACGTGGTGCGCAACGGCTCCGATGTGTGGCTGTACACCTCGACAGGTGAGAAGGTCACGCACATCGCACTGCCCGACCGCTCGAGCCTCAAAGCGCCGGACAACCGCGGGCAGGACCCGGATGCGATCCCCGGCACCGCCATGACGCCGTCGCAGCTCGCGCAGCGTTTCCTGACCGCGGTGGATCCGAGCACCTCGGTCACCCTCGGCGCCCCGGTGAAGGTCGCGGGACGAGACGCATACGATCTCGTGCTCACGCCGAAGACCGACGCCACCCTGGTCGGCTCCGTTTCCATCGCGGTCGACGGTGACACCGGCATCCCGCTGCGGGTCCAGGTGGATGCTCGCGGGCAGACCACGCCCGCTTTCGAGGTCGGATTCAGCCGGTTCAGCACCGCGACACCGTCGTCCGACGTCTTTTCCTTCACTCCGCCGAAGGGCGCGACCGTGACGGAGCAGGCGCTGCCGACATCCGCCGGGCCGTCGCAGAATAAGGCGCCGACGCATCCGAAGCCGACCGTCACCGGCACCGGCTGGGACGCCATCGTCGCACTGCCGGCCGGGTCTGTGCCGTCGCAGCTCACATCGTCGCCGCTGTACGGTCAGCTGACCACCGCGGTATCGGGAGGTCGTGCGTTCAGCACATCGCTCGTCTCGGTGTTCGTGGCCGACGATGGCCGGGTCTTCGCCGGGGCCGTCCCCGTTTCCGCCCTGCAAGCCGCCGCTCGGTGA
- the pyk gene encoding pyruvate kinase, whose translation MRRAKIVATLGPATSSYDNIRAIIDAGVDVARMNLSHGSYDVHEGVYANVRKAADDAGKPVAVMVDLQGPKIRLGKFEAGPYELAEGDIFKITTDDIIGTREISSTTFKGLPQDVSPGDYLLIDDGKVRVQVTETDGTVVTTKVIVAGPVSNNKGINLPGVAVNVPALSEKDEADLRWGLNLGADLIALSFVRNASDIERVHEIMAEEGRKVPVIAKIEKPQAVEALEEIIEAFDAIMVARGDLGVELPLEAVPIVQKRAVELARRAAKPVIVATQMLESMISSPVPTRAETSDVANAVLDGADAVMLSGETSVGEYPVITVQTMARIVRSTEEHGLDRIAPLGTRPRTQSGAITLAAVEVADFVEAKYLCVFTESGESARRMSRIRSSIPILAFTPEESIRRRMSLNWGVESFVVARVTHTDQMVAQVDEALKSTGRAENGDKVIIISGSPPGIPGTTNDIRVHRVGDVI comes from the coding sequence ATGAGAAGGGCCAAAATCGTCGCGACCCTCGGGCCAGCGACCTCGAGCTACGACAACATCCGCGCCATCATCGACGCGGGCGTTGACGTCGCCCGAATGAATCTCAGTCACGGAAGCTATGACGTCCACGAGGGCGTCTACGCGAATGTGCGCAAGGCGGCCGACGACGCCGGCAAGCCTGTCGCCGTCATGGTCGACCTCCAGGGCCCGAAGATCCGTCTCGGCAAGTTCGAGGCCGGCCCCTACGAGCTCGCCGAGGGTGACATCTTCAAGATCACCACCGACGACATCATCGGTACCAGGGAGATCTCCTCGACCACCTTCAAGGGTCTTCCCCAGGACGTGTCGCCCGGCGACTACCTCCTCATCGACGACGGCAAGGTGCGCGTTCAGGTCACCGAGACCGACGGCACCGTCGTCACCACCAAGGTCATCGTGGCCGGACCGGTGTCCAACAACAAGGGCATCAATCTGCCGGGAGTCGCGGTGAACGTCCCGGCCCTCTCCGAGAAGGACGAGGCCGATCTGCGCTGGGGGCTCAACCTCGGTGCCGACCTGATCGCCCTCTCATTCGTGCGCAACGCCAGCGACATCGAGCGCGTGCACGAGATCATGGCGGAAGAGGGACGCAAAGTCCCCGTCATCGCCAAGATCGAGAAGCCGCAGGCCGTCGAGGCGCTCGAAGAGATCATCGAGGCCTTCGACGCCATCATGGTCGCCCGCGGTGATCTGGGCGTCGAGCTTCCGCTGGAGGCCGTGCCCATCGTGCAGAAGCGCGCCGTCGAGCTCGCCCGCCGCGCGGCCAAGCCGGTCATCGTGGCGACGCAGATGCTCGAATCCATGATCTCGAGCCCGGTTCCGACCCGCGCAGAGACTTCGGATGTGGCGAACGCCGTGCTCGACGGTGCCGATGCGGTCATGCTCAGCGGAGAGACCAGTGTCGGGGAGTACCCGGTGATCACCGTGCAGACCATGGCGCGCATCGTCAGGTCCACCGAGGAGCACGGGCTCGACCGGATCGCCCCGCTCGGCACGCGTCCGCGCACCCAGAGCGGCGCCATCACCTTGGCCGCTGTCGAGGTCGCCGATTTCGTTGAGGCCAAGTACCTCTGCGTGTTCACCGAGTCGGGTGAGTCGGCGCGGCGCATGTCGCGCATCCGCAGCAGCATCCCCATCCTCGCTTTCACGCCGGAAGAGTCGATCCGCCGCCGCATGTCGCTGAACTGGGGCGTCGAGTCGTTCGTCGTCGCGCGGGTCACTCACACCGACCAGATGGTCGCGCAGGTGGATGAGGCGCTCAAGTCGACCGGTCGCGCAGAGAACGGCGACAAGGTCATCATCATCTCCGGGTCCCCTCCCGGAATCCCCGGCACCACCAACGACATCCGCGTGCACCGGGTCGGCGACGTCATCTGA
- the gltB gene encoding glutamate synthase large subunit, producing MALTHPHSRFSTTPVKQGLYDPAFEKDACGLAMVATLRGTAGHDIIDAALNALRNLEHRGAVGSDAGTGDGAGIITQVPDAFLRAVSGLDLPAAGRYAVGNAFLPLEPGERAAVKAAIEAIALEQELMVLGWRDVPVRADEIGTLARGAMPAIEQLFVSSTRTGEKGEPVGGILLDRQTFFLRKRVERELDVYFTSLSSRTMVYKGMVTTLQLEPFYPDLSDQRFASKLALVHSRYSTNTFPSWPLAQPFRMIAHNGEINTVQGNRNWMRARQSQLESELLGDLGPVLPIVTPGASDSASFDEVVELLSLSGRSLPHAVMMMVPEAWENQTEIDPVRRDFYEYHSMLMEPWDGPAAIVFTDGSVVGATLDRNGLRPGRYVVTNDGLVVLASEIGVLDIEPSRVVRKGRLRPGRMFLVDTVAGRLIEDDEIKAELAASEPFGQWLDEGRINLKDLPEREHIVHTPASITRRQRTFGYTEEEVRILLKPMATTGAEPLGAMGSDTPVAVLSDRPRLLFDYFTQQFAQVTNPPLDSIREEVVTSLKLGLGPERNLLSSGPEHARQVVLDFPVIDNDELAKIQHIDPTPGSRLTTTVKGLYRFDAGTDAMERRLAEMCDEVDEAIEAGAQFLVLSDRDSNKDLAPIPSLLMLAAVHHHLIRAENRMKVGIIVEAGDVREVHHVALLIGYGASAINPYLAMETCEDLVRSGLITGISPEKAVKNVIKALGKGVLKIMSKMGISTVSSYAGAQAFEAVGLSQALVDQYFTGTTSKLGGVGIEVLAAENLARHVSAYPAESAVLAHERLQTGGEYQWRRDGAPHLFNPETVFRLQHSTRTRRYDIFKEYTDLVDNQAESLMTLRGMFKLQSGVRPAVPLDDVESVESIVKRFSTGAMSYGSISKEAHETLAIAMNRLGAKSNTGEGGEDLDRLLDPERRSAIKQVASGRFGVTSMYLTHADDIQIKLAQGAKPGEGGQLPPTKVYPWVARTRHATAGVGLISPPPHHDIYSIEDLKQLIFDLKRANPNARVHVKLVSESGIGAVAAGVAKALADVVLVSGHDGGTGASPVNSLKHAGTPWELGLAETQQTLMLNGMRDRVVVQVDGQLKTGRDVIVGALLGAEEFGFATAPLVVSGCIMMRVCHLDTCPVGVATQNPVLRSRFSGKPEFVVNFFEFIAQEVREYLAELGFRSLDEAIGHSELLDVNGAIDHWKASGLDLSPILTGPDFPADAPRKNARQQDHELEKHFDNQLIERSESVLASGGHVAISLPIRNTERAVGTMLGHEVTVRHGENGLPSGSIEISLTGSAGQSLGAFLPSGITLRLEGDTNDYVGKGLSGGEIVIRPDRNSVFPAERNVIAGNVIGYGATQGSMFIRGIVGERFLVRNSGATAVVEGVGDHALEYMTGGLAVILGGTGRNLGAGMSGGTAYVYELKTDRVNRDSLASGELELLPLGGADVEIVRDLLQRHEAETGSVLAAKLLAAFEETVAKFVKVLPRDYAAVLQTRQNAVDEGLDPDGDIVWNRILEVTGG from the coding sequence ATGGCGCTTACGCATCCCCACTCCCGCTTCAGCACCACGCCCGTGAAGCAGGGTCTCTACGACCCGGCCTTCGAGAAGGACGCCTGCGGCCTCGCAATGGTGGCGACCCTGAGGGGAACCGCCGGGCACGACATCATCGATGCCGCGCTGAACGCGCTCCGCAATCTGGAGCACCGCGGTGCGGTCGGCTCCGACGCGGGCACCGGCGACGGGGCGGGCATCATCACCCAGGTTCCGGATGCGTTCCTGCGCGCCGTGTCGGGTCTCGATCTTCCCGCGGCCGGCCGCTACGCGGTCGGCAATGCGTTCCTCCCGCTCGAGCCGGGGGAGCGCGCTGCCGTCAAGGCCGCGATCGAGGCGATCGCGCTGGAGCAGGAGCTCATGGTGCTCGGCTGGCGTGACGTGCCGGTGCGTGCCGACGAGATCGGCACGCTCGCCCGGGGGGCGATGCCGGCAATCGAACAGCTGTTCGTGTCGAGCACCCGCACAGGCGAGAAGGGCGAGCCGGTGGGCGGCATCCTGCTCGACCGCCAGACCTTCTTCTTGCGCAAGCGCGTAGAGCGCGAGCTCGACGTCTACTTCACGTCGCTCTCCAGCCGCACGATGGTCTACAAGGGTATGGTCACCACGCTCCAGCTGGAGCCGTTCTACCCGGACCTCTCCGACCAGCGCTTCGCCTCCAAGCTCGCACTCGTGCACTCGCGCTACTCCACGAACACCTTCCCGTCGTGGCCGCTCGCGCAGCCCTTCCGCATGATCGCTCACAACGGCGAGATCAACACCGTGCAGGGCAACCGCAACTGGATGCGCGCCCGCCAGTCCCAGCTCGAGAGCGAGCTGCTCGGCGACCTGGGCCCGGTACTGCCGATCGTCACACCGGGGGCCAGCGACTCCGCCTCGTTCGACGAGGTCGTCGAGCTGCTCTCCCTGTCGGGCCGGTCGCTGCCGCACGCGGTGATGATGATGGTGCCGGAGGCCTGGGAGAACCAGACCGAGATCGACCCGGTTCGCCGTGACTTCTACGAGTACCACTCGATGCTCATGGAGCCGTGGGACGGCCCGGCCGCGATCGTCTTCACCGACGGTTCGGTCGTCGGCGCCACGCTGGACCGCAACGGTCTGCGCCCCGGTCGCTACGTGGTCACGAACGACGGTCTCGTCGTTCTCGCGAGCGAGATCGGCGTGCTCGACATCGAGCCGAGCCGAGTCGTGCGCAAGGGCCGGCTGCGCCCGGGTCGGATGTTCCTGGTCGACACCGTGGCCGGCCGTCTGATCGAAGACGACGAGATCAAAGCGGAGCTCGCCGCGAGCGAGCCTTTCGGTCAGTGGCTGGATGAGGGCCGCATCAACCTCAAAGACCTCCCCGAGCGCGAACACATCGTGCACACTCCGGCGTCGATCACCCGGCGTCAGCGCACGTTCGGCTACACCGAGGAGGAGGTGCGCATCCTGCTCAAGCCCATGGCGACCACGGGTGCGGAACCGCTCGGGGCCATGGGTTCCGACACACCGGTGGCGGTGCTCTCCGATCGACCGCGGCTGCTGTTCGACTACTTCACGCAGCAGTTCGCCCAGGTGACGAACCCGCCGCTCGACTCGATCCGCGAAGAGGTCGTCACCTCGCTGAAGCTGGGTCTCGGCCCGGAGCGCAACCTGCTCTCGTCCGGCCCAGAGCACGCCCGACAGGTTGTGCTCGACTTCCCGGTGATCGACAACGATGAGTTGGCCAAGATCCAGCACATCGACCCGACCCCGGGCAGCCGGCTCACCACCACGGTCAAGGGTCTGTACCGGTTCGATGCGGGCACCGATGCGATGGAGCGCCGTCTCGCGGAGATGTGCGACGAGGTCGACGAGGCGATCGAAGCCGGCGCCCAGTTCCTCGTGCTGAGTGATCGGGACTCGAACAAAGATCTGGCGCCCATCCCGTCGCTGCTCATGCTCGCGGCCGTGCACCACCACCTCATCCGGGCCGAGAACCGGATGAAGGTCGGCATCATCGTCGAGGCCGGCGATGTGCGCGAGGTGCACCACGTCGCCCTGCTGATCGGGTACGGCGCCTCGGCGATCAACCCGTATCTGGCGATGGAGACCTGCGAGGACCTCGTGCGCAGCGGACTCATCACCGGCATCTCGCCGGAGAAGGCCGTGAAGAACGTGATCAAGGCGCTCGGCAAGGGCGTTCTCAAGATCATGTCCAAGATGGGCATCTCGACGGTGTCGTCCTATGCGGGCGCCCAGGCGTTCGAGGCGGTCGGCCTCAGCCAGGCGCTCGTCGACCAGTACTTCACCGGCACGACGAGCAAGCTCGGCGGGGTCGGCATCGAGGTGCTCGCGGCCGAGAACCTGGCGAGGCACGTCAGCGCCTATCCGGCCGAGAGCGCCGTGCTCGCCCATGAGCGGCTCCAGACCGGCGGCGAGTACCAGTGGCGTCGTGACGGCGCCCCGCACCTCTTCAACCCGGAGACGGTCTTCCGGCTGCAGCACTCCACCCGCACGCGCCGCTATGACATCTTCAAGGAGTACACCGATCTGGTGGACAACCAGGCGGAGTCGCTCATGACGCTGCGTGGCATGTTCAAGCTGCAGTCGGGTGTGCGCCCGGCGGTCCCACTCGACGACGTCGAGTCGGTCGAGAGCATCGTCAAGCGGTTCTCCACCGGTGCGATGAGCTACGGTTCGATCTCCAAAGAGGCTCACGAGACGTTGGCCATCGCCATGAACCGCCTCGGTGCCAAGTCGAACACCGGTGAGGGCGGCGAAGACCTCGACCGGCTGCTCGACCCGGAGCGTCGCAGCGCCATCAAGCAGGTCGCCTCGGGGCGTTTCGGTGTGACGTCGATGTATCTGACGCACGCCGACGACATCCAGATCAAGCTCGCCCAGGGTGCGAAGCCCGGTGAGGGCGGCCAGCTGCCGCCGACGAAGGTGTACCCCTGGGTCGCTCGCACCCGCCACGCCACCGCCGGCGTCGGGCTGATCTCGCCCCCGCCGCATCACGACATCTACTCGATCGAAGACCTCAAGCAGCTCATCTTCGATCTCAAGCGCGCCAACCCGAACGCCCGGGTTCACGTGAAGCTCGTGAGCGAGTCGGGCATCGGCGCCGTCGCGGCAGGTGTCGCGAAGGCACTGGCGGATGTGGTGCTCGTCTCAGGCCATGACGGCGGAACGGGCGCCTCCCCGGTCAACTCGCTCAAGCACGCGGGAACACCCTGGGAGCTCGGCCTGGCCGAGACCCAGCAGACGCTGATGCTCAACGGGATGCGCGACCGCGTTGTCGTGCAGGTCGACGGCCAGCTGAAGACCGGCCGGGATGTGATCGTCGGCGCTCTGCTCGGCGCCGAGGAGTTCGGCTTCGCCACGGCGCCGCTGGTGGTCTCCGGCTGCATCATGATGCGGGTCTGCCACCTCGACACCTGCCCGGTCGGCGTGGCCACCCAGAATCCGGTGCTGCGGTCACGCTTCTCGGGCAAACCCGAGTTCGTCGTGAACTTCTTCGAGTTCATCGCGCAGGAGGTGCGCGAGTACCTGGCCGAGCTGGGCTTCCGCAGCCTCGACGAGGCGATCGGGCACAGCGAACTGCTCGACGTGAACGGTGCGATCGACCACTGGAAGGCGTCTGGCCTCGACCTCTCGCCCATCCTGACCGGTCCCGACTTCCCCGCGGATGCGCCCCGCAAGAATGCGCGTCAGCAGGATCACGAACTGGAAAAGCACTTCGACAACCAGCTGATCGAGCGCAGCGAGAGCGTGCTCGCGAGCGGCGGGCACGTGGCGATCTCGCTCCCCATCCGCAACACCGAGCGCGCGGTGGGAACGATGCTCGGTCACGAGGTGACCGTTCGGCACGGCGAGAACGGCCTGCCGAGCGGCTCGATCGAGATCTCGCTCACCGGGTCGGCCGGGCAGTCGCTCGGCGCGTTCCTGCCGAGCGGCATCACCCTTCGCCTGGAAGGGGACACCAACGACTATGTCGGCAAGGGGCTCTCCGGTGGCGAGATCGTGATCCGGCCGGACAGGAACAGTGTGTTCCCGGCCGAGCGCAACGTCATCGCCGGGAACGTGATCGGCTACGGCGCGACGCAGGGGAGCATGTTCATCCGCGGCATCGTGGGCGAGCGGTTCCTCGTGCGCAACTCCGGAGCCACGGCGGTGGTCGAGGGGGTCGGCGACCATGCCCTCGAGTACATGACCGGCGGGCTCGCCGTGATCCTCGGCGGCACCGGCCGTAACCTCGGCGCGGGGATGTCGGGCGGAACCGCCTACGTCTACGAGCTCAAGACCGATCGTGTCAACCGGGATTCGCTCGCGAGCGGTGAACTCGAACTGCTGCCGCTCGGCGGCGCAGACGTCGAGATCGTGCGCGACCTGCTTCAGCGGCACGAGGCGGAGACGGGTTCTGTGCTGGCCGCCAAGCTGCTCGCGGCCTTCGAGGAGACGGTCGCGAAATTCGTCAAGGTGCTGCCGCGCGACTATGCGGCCGTGCTGCAGACCCGTCAGAACGCCGTGGACGAGGGCCTCGACCCCGACGGCGACATCGTGTGGAACAGAATCCTGGAGGTTACCGGCGGATGA
- the lgt gene encoding prolipoprotein diacylglyceryl transferase, with translation MSSWYASIPSPGPEWQQITLPFWPYRITTYALIILVGIIVAAIWTSRRLSKRGGEPGVVLDIILWAVPLGIVGARLYHVFTHPADYFYSGADLWNVFAIWDGGNAIFGSLIGGAIGAYIGCRWSGIRFWSFADTLAPALLFAQAIGRLGNYFNQELFGLPTNLPWGLQIDSANKAIPVGLPADTLFQPLFLYEIIWNVIGIVVILWLERKFSLRWGKTFAVYLIWYGLGRSYLESIRIDPSEFSFLGIPSNVWAAFAAVVLGIVLFIVQTRRHPGLEPSVYVPGRQWVRPEDDEDLADAEVDSDDTDSDDEARGEDADEPTGSNAAKATS, from the coding sequence ATGAGCAGCTGGTACGCGAGCATTCCCAGCCCCGGACCGGAGTGGCAACAGATCACGTTGCCGTTCTGGCCTTACCGGATCACCACGTACGCCCTCATCATCCTGGTGGGCATCATCGTCGCGGCCATCTGGACGTCGCGGCGGCTCAGCAAGCGCGGCGGGGAGCCCGGTGTCGTCCTCGACATCATCCTCTGGGCCGTGCCGCTCGGCATCGTCGGAGCGCGGCTCTACCACGTGTTCACACACCCGGCCGACTACTTCTACTCGGGTGCCGACCTGTGGAACGTGTTCGCCATCTGGGACGGCGGAAACGCCATCTTCGGCTCACTGATCGGCGGCGCGATCGGTGCGTACATCGGCTGCCGCTGGTCGGGCATCCGTTTCTGGTCGTTCGCGGACACCCTCGCCCCCGCCCTGCTCTTCGCCCAAGCGATCGGCCGGCTCGGCAACTACTTCAACCAGGAGCTCTTCGGCCTTCCCACGAACCTGCCGTGGGGCCTGCAGATCGACTCGGCCAACAAGGCGATCCCGGTGGGCCTTCCTGCCGACACACTGTTCCAGCCGCTGTTCCTCTACGAGATCATCTGGAACGTCATCGGCATCGTCGTCATCCTCTGGCTCGAGCGCAAGTTCAGCCTCCGCTGGGGCAAGACGTTCGCCGTCTACCTCATCTGGTACGGCCTCGGCCGCTCCTACCTGGAGTCGATCCGCATCGACCCGAGCGAGTTCTCGTTCCTCGGCATCCCGAGCAATGTGTGGGCCGCGTTCGCGGCGGTCGTGCTCGGCATCGTGCTCTTCATCGTGCAGACACGGCGGCACCCCGGTCTCGAGCCGAGCGTGTACGTTCCCGGCCGTCAGTGGGTGCGCCCGGAAGATGACGAAGACCTGGCTGATGCTGAGGTAGACTCTGACGACACCGACTCGGATGACGAGGCTCGTGGCGAGGATGCCGACGAACCGACCGGGTCGAACGCAGCCAAAGCCACAAGCTGA
- the trpA gene encoding tryptophan synthase subunit alpha yields the protein MSGTSSGSRVAATIARRNIEADGAFIGYLPAGFPDLQTSIDAAIAIAQNGVDVIELGLPYSDPVMDGTVIQAATQRALSNGFRLRDGFTAVREITASVDVPVLVMTYWNPVLQYGVDRFADDLVAAGGAGLITPDLIPDEGAAWLAASERSGLDRVFLAAPSSTEARLRQVVEASRGFVYAVSTMGITGARSDVDAAARSLVARLREAGAESACVGVGISTADQVAEILGYADGAIVGSALVKALADGGVERVAQVAAELAQGTAKAK from the coding sequence GTGAGCGGCACATCCAGCGGGAGCCGGGTGGCCGCCACCATCGCGCGGCGCAACATCGAGGCGGACGGCGCCTTCATCGGCTACCTGCCGGCGGGATTCCCCGACCTGCAGACCAGCATCGACGCCGCGATCGCCATCGCGCAGAACGGCGTCGACGTCATCGAACTCGGTTTGCCGTACTCCGATCCCGTGATGGACGGAACGGTCATCCAGGCCGCCACCCAGCGGGCGCTGTCCAACGGTTTCCGGCTCCGCGACGGCTTCACTGCCGTGCGAGAGATCACGGCGAGTGTGGACGTCCCGGTGCTCGTGATGACGTACTGGAACCCTGTGCTGCAGTACGGGGTCGACCGTTTCGCCGACGATCTCGTCGCGGCAGGGGGAGCCGGGCTGATCACGCCCGACCTCATCCCCGACGAGGGTGCGGCCTGGCTGGCGGCCTCCGAGCGCTCCGGCCTCGACCGGGTGTTCCTGGCGGCTCCGTCGTCGACCGAAGCGCGTCTGCGCCAGGTCGTCGAGGCGAGCCGTGGGTTCGTCTACGCCGTCTCGACGATGGGCATCACCGGGGCGCGGAGCGACGTCGACGCCGCCGCTCGCTCCCTCGTGGCGCGTCTGCGCGAGGCGGGCGCGGAGAGCGCCTGCGTCGGCGTCGGCATCTCCACGGCTGATCAGGTGGCCGAGATCCTCGGCTACGCCGACGGCGCGATCGTCGGCTCCGCCCTCGTGAAGGCCCTCGCCGACGGCGGCGTCGAGCGCGTCGCCCAGGTCGCGGCCGAGCTGGCTCAGGGAACCGCGAAAGCGAAATAG
- a CDS encoding glutamate synthase subunit beta — translation MADPKGFLKVTERELPKRRPVSVRLMDWKEVYEAGDPSQLRQQAGRCMDCGVPFCHQGCPLGNLIPEWNDLMWRGEGRQAIERLHATNNFPEFTGRLCPAPCESSCVLSINQPAVTIKQVEVSIIDQAWQNGWVQPHPPERLTGKTVAVVGSGPAGLAAAQQLTRAGHTVAVYERDDRIGGLLRYGIPDFKMEKKHLEARLNQMMAEGTRFRAGVNIGADITWDDLRARYDAVVVATGAMVPRDLPIPGRDLSGVHFAMEYLVQQNKAGAGDGIADQITAEGKHVVVLGGGDTGADCIGTAHRQGAASVTNLAIGTQPPSERPGHQPWPTTPTLFEVSSAHEEGGHREFLASTVEFLANEHGEVRAIRVAETEYLDGRRVPKAGTEREIPADLVLLALGFTGPESQDLSAQLELPFDERGNVQRDGDYQTSRPGVFVAGDAGRGQSLIVWAIAEGRAAASAVDRYLEGETQLPFPVRPTDRGILV, via the coding sequence GTGGCTGATCCGAAGGGCTTCCTCAAGGTGACGGAGCGCGAGCTCCCCAAACGTCGCCCGGTGTCCGTGCGCCTGATGGACTGGAAAGAGGTCTATGAGGCGGGCGACCCGAGCCAGCTTCGGCAGCAGGCCGGCCGATGCATGGATTGCGGTGTCCCGTTCTGCCACCAGGGATGCCCGCTCGGCAACCTGATCCCGGAGTGGAACGACCTCATGTGGCGAGGCGAGGGCCGTCAGGCCATCGAGCGCCTGCACGCCACGAACAACTTCCCCGAGTTCACCGGGCGGCTGTGCCCGGCTCCCTGCGAGTCGTCCTGCGTGCTCAGCATCAACCAGCCCGCTGTGACGATCAAGCAGGTCGAGGTGTCGATCATCGACCAGGCCTGGCAGAACGGCTGGGTGCAGCCGCACCCGCCGGAGCGGCTCACCGGCAAGACGGTGGCCGTCGTCGGCTCCGGTCCGGCCGGGCTCGCCGCCGCTCAGCAGCTCACGCGGGCCGGTCACACCGTCGCCGTGTACGAGCGCGATGACCGTATCGGCGGCCTGCTGCGCTACGGCATCCCGGACTTCAAGATGGAGAAGAAGCACCTCGAGGCGCGACTGAACCAGATGATGGCCGAGGGCACTCGGTTCCGCGCCGGCGTCAACATCGGCGCCGACATCACCTGGGACGACCTGCGCGCGCGGTACGACGCGGTCGTCGTCGCGACCGGTGCGATGGTGCCGCGCGATCTGCCCATCCCGGGACGCGATCTGAGCGGTGTGCACTTCGCCATGGAGTACCTGGTTCAGCAGAACAAGGCGGGCGCCGGCGACGGCATCGCCGACCAGATCACTGCGGAGGGCAAGCACGTCGTGGTCCTCGGTGGTGGCGACACGGGTGCGGACTGCATCGGGACCGCGCACCGTCAGGGAGCGGCTTCCGTCACCAACCTCGCCATCGGAACGCAGCCGCCGAGCGAGCGGCCCGGTCACCAGCCGTGGCCGACCACGCCGACGCTGTTCGAGGTCTCCAGCGCCCACGAAGAGGGCGGACATCGCGAGTTCCTCGCCTCGACCGTCGAATTCTTGGCGAACGAGCACGGCGAGGTGCGGGCCATCCGCGTCGCCGAGACCGAGTACCTCGACGGTCGCCGCGTGCCGAAGGCGGGCACCGAGCGGGAGATCCCGGCCGACCTCGTGCTGCTGGCCCTCGGCTTCACCGGCCCCGAGTCGCAGGATCTCTCGGCCCAGCTGGAGCTCCCGTTCGACGAGCGCGGCAATGTGCAGCGCGACGGCGACTACCAGACGAGCCGACCCGGCGTGTTCGTGGCAGGGGATGCGGGCCGCGGCCAGTCGCTCATCGTCTGGGCGATCGCCGAAGGCCGTGCAGCGGCGTCGGCCGTTGACCGGTATCTTGAGGGGGAGACACAGTTGCCGTTCCCGGTCCGTCCCACCGATCGTGGAATCCTCGTCTGA